A window of Acidimicrobiales bacterium contains these coding sequences:
- a CDS encoding site-2 protease family protein: MSSAAFIAARLGVWVLVLYVSIIIHEAGHAVAALAMRVQVRAVEVGTWKRLATFHAGGAAVTFRLLPIRGFTSTTTVPRSRARYVVFALGGLIVNILSIAVGCLLIGRLGFVAVIFALVNGLAFVENSLPLAARPPFRQRPSDGWVVLTLTRRPDELLKARPKAPPVTALVDELKNWKPPSAE, encoded by the coding sequence GTGTCCTCAGCAGCGTTTATCGCAGCGAGACTCGGTGTATGGGTGCTCGTGCTGTACGTGAGCATAATTATCCACGAAGCGGGACACGCAGTCGCAGCTCTGGCGATGCGAGTTCAGGTCCGAGCGGTCGAGGTGGGAACTTGGAAGCGCCTAGCCACGTTTCACGCCGGTGGGGCGGCCGTAACCTTCCGACTACTGCCAATCAGAGGATTCACGTCAACGACAACAGTTCCCCGGTCGAGAGCCCGGTATGTCGTTTTTGCGCTCGGGGGATTGATCGTCAACATTCTTTCGATTGCAGTGGGTTGCCTCCTGATCGGAAGGCTCGGGTTCGTTGCCGTCATCTTCGCCTTGGTTAACGGGCTCGCGTTCGTGGAAAACTCCTTGCCACTCGCCGCCCGTCCGCCATTTCGGCAGCGCCCATCCGATGGCTGGGTAGTTCTCACGTTGACTCGCCGTCCAGACGAGCTTCTGAAGGCACGGCCCAAAGCACCCCCCGTGACCGCACTCGTCGACGAGTTGAAGAACTGGAAACCACCCAGCGCAGAGTAG
- a CDS encoding cupin domain-containing protein produces the protein MTTAVVDAPEDEHGEAWWFLDTLVVEHRCATGMNTVVFEMTLPVGASPPLHVHDNLDDTWYILEGQMVVRCGDDELLVGAGHWVSMPRGVPHTFRVVGDREARILLVHDNASFRDLIREIGVPALARIVPTEPVFPAMDELARIAEAHDLRPIGPPLSAEEADQMLATTR, from the coding sequence GTGACGACGGCAGTAGTTGACGCCCCCGAGGACGAACACGGCGAGGCTTGGTGGTTCCTCGACACCTTGGTCGTTGAGCACCGCTGCGCTACCGGCATGAACACAGTCGTGTTCGAGATGACCTTGCCAGTCGGCGCATCGCCACCGCTGCACGTCCACGACAACCTGGACGACACCTGGTACATCCTCGAGGGCCAAATGGTGGTGCGCTGCGGCGACGACGAGTTGTTGGTTGGAGCGGGGCACTGGGTGTCTATGCCTCGTGGCGTGCCGCACACGTTCCGGGTCGTCGGCGATCGCGAGGCTCGCATCCTGCTCGTGCACGACAACGCAAGCTTCCGGGACCTGATTCGAGAGATCGGGGTGCCGGCCCTCGCGCGGATCGTGCCGACCGAGCCGGTATTTCCGGCGATGGACGAACTCGCACGTATCGCCGAAGCCCATGATCTCAGGCCGATCGGGCCCCCCCTCAGTGCCGAGGAAGCCGACCAAATGCTAGCGACCACTCGCTGA
- a CDS encoding MarR family winged helix-turn-helix transcriptional regulator, with protein sequence MSTSISNRPDGEPSPYIGALFGVVWQWVRDQLYAGVAAAGYDDLNAAHVGLWRYPGLDGLRPSQLADRRGITKQSVNELLGHLEQHGYLLRVPDSVDRRARVIRLTPKGRRLQQTIYEEAGAAQLRIEEILGTQRFAQLHSSLEMLSEQLPEAPSPLP encoded by the coding sequence GTGTCAACCAGTATCTCCAACCGCCCCGACGGCGAGCCAAGTCCCTACATCGGCGCCCTGTTCGGGGTCGTCTGGCAATGGGTCCGCGACCAGCTTTATGCGGGCGTCGCTGCGGCGGGATACGACGATCTGAACGCCGCCCACGTAGGGCTCTGGCGCTATCCGGGCCTCGACGGACTACGTCCAAGCCAACTTGCGGACCGGAGGGGAATCACGAAGCAATCGGTCAACGAGCTACTCGGGCACCTGGAACAACACGGGTACCTCTTGCGGGTGCCCGATTCCGTCGACCGAAGGGCACGCGTGATTCGGCTCACTCCCAAAGGACGGCGACTCCAGCAGACAATCTATGAAGAGGCCGGGGCCGCCCAGCTACGGATCGAAGAGATCCTGGGAACACAGCGCTTCGCCCAACTGCACAGCTCCCTCGAAATGCTGAGCGAGCAACTCCCTGAGGCTCCGTCGCCCCTCCCTTAA